TTTCTCCAAAAACCCAAGTACAATATACCACATATGTTAAACttaacacacacaaaacaagaaaatgcaAAATTTTCTCAGGAACCAAAGACAGAAAGCAAAATCCTAAACAACAATCAAAGCTCACCTCTAACACCGGCGTTGTTAACGAGGGCATCGATGCGCCCAAACGCGTCCCAAGCCTTGTTTACAGACTTCTCAATAGCTGGCCCGTCGGCGCTGATATCGAGCTCCACGGCCACGGCCCTGGAGCTTCCAGGCCCATTCacagaagaagatgaagaagatgaagaaggcGCGGTAACGGTTAGCTGGTTGATTTCATCACAGACGGATTGAAGGCGGTCGATGCGGCGAGCCGCGGCGACGATCCTGCATCCAGCTTTAGCCAAGTCCAAGCAGAACTCGCGGCCGAGGCCAGACGAAGCGCCGGTGACCATGACGACCTTGCCGTGGAGGTGGCGCCATGGCTCGAGGTGGTCCGCGACTTGGTTCGCCATACTTACTCTCAGTCTGTATTGGATTTGTTTGGTGGGTGAGTCCGGGGTGACAAAATGCCCAGGAGGAAAGAGAAGATCCACGGGGTTCGCTGTGGTTTTTACATGTGGAAGTTTTGTTGCGAAATCTGGACTGTTGGTGGGTTCTGTATGGACGGTCGAGATGTGGGTCAACTAAAAGGATGTTTGGTAAGGTCGCAGGAGGTGGACTCTTTCGTTGAATTGGGAAGGTTGGCTACTACTTtgatttgatcaatttttttttttttttggggttaatttctgatttttcaggtaTTAAATTACGTTTTTTTAATGCCGGATTCAAAGCCGCTCTTGGGTTTTCAGATGCTTAAggtgaaaattaaaatgaatcaTCTTTGTAGATACTCGttatacaaaaatgaaatattaaacatttttgtatatgtatgtatttttctgGTATCAAATAGATGTGTTGGTTTATATATAGCTCACATTAACACATGTAGAAATGAACGTGCACATGGACTTCCTAAGCATGTGTGTATTGATAAGAAATATTTTTGGGAGACAATATAAACTTGGTGATTTTTTAACATGTGGTTTGTGGTGAGCTTGAATCCATTTTATTGGTACAATTGTCGGCTTGCTCTTTCTTCATTGCAAAccatataaaatataacaCATGAATCATGATACTAGTGGCAAGACACGTTTTTTCTTTGGTAGattaggaaaaggaaagaaaaaaagatttgaTTAGTGATTTTTAACATGGGCATACAATATAAAATTGGGAAAAATGTGTGCAATTATGGGAAGACACgtgttatttacactaactaccatttatatttttcaaagttTTGTAAATTACACTAACACGCTATGAgctttcaaattattttcacaaaactcctcatgttaatttttcaccaaaaaattgTCAATCTCATCAAACAAATTTCTCCACGTGACAATATTAACCTCATAGATTAGATTGCACACCATGAGGTCTAATCGttgaagttattttttttttttttttgaataagttttttattttattttaatgaatcATAAATTTTGActgaaaattaagaaatgagatttttgtttacagtgcgtttggatgagggaaataaacttgggatttttataaaagTCAGAATTTCTAAATAGACATGAACCAATTCACGtgtttggattaaaaaaaatatataaatttagaaattctgcTTGGGAAAAAACATGGAATTTGGAAATCATAAATCTCAACTTTAAATTCTATCTAAAATTCGTCATTTCTAAAATCCCAAAAGagattgagtttttaaaaaagattaatttacaaataaagattaaattatgTGTTATAAATCCGTCacccaaacaagaaactttacaaattctagaacattaatttccctTATTTTAAATTCCGTCATTTATGAAATCctttgtacttttaaatttcctcgTCCAAATGCactgagtttttgttttgaaagactacaaaaattggaagaaaaaaaaaacgagtTGAGAGATAAAAATGTAAATCGTTGAGAAGTTTAAGGACCCGTTACTTCAAAAAGATAGTGAATAATGACATTGGAGGTGTGGACGGACCACCCTATGAGACCGTGAGAGAGATGAGGGAGCTTGAAGACTTTGACGAATACGAGGGAAGTTGAGACCATGGGTAGGTTAGGAGAGATGAATAGGCCAACATTAGATTCATAAGAAAAATGACTTATATATCAATATATAGGCCAACATTATATAACCATTCTGGTTCAGTTGTTAAGTGACAAAAACCAAGAATTGAACCGGTTCAAGTCAAAATCGGTTACCGGTTCAAATGTCCACCCCTATCAATGCTTCTCAGAGAGAGTAAAAATTGGAGATGGGCTTGATTGGGttgaaaaagtaaaacatGCAAACGACCAGACAGTCCACTAGAAGCCCAAAGTTTTAGTTCAAATACCTGCAAGCCCACTTCTCCATTAACCAgcagaagaggaggaagaaaaggcACAAGACCCGACCATTCATAATGGGGAGCAGGGAGCAGAGAGCAGAGAGCAGAGCAGAGATTGGGAGGGAGACAGTGAAAAAGACGTTGCTGTCATTTCTTGAGGAATTTTCGGACATAATAGACGCTCCCGAATCTGGATTTCACTTCAAACAAGGCAAcctaagattttttttttttttttttttaagaaaaaagaaaactgctTTTCAGGCTTTACTGCTGGCAATGCGTGCCTCAATGTGTTTTCTGAAGCAGAAAGGGAAAgcaactataaataaataaaaattaaacccCAAAAAGAAGGGAGATTTTTATACTCACTCATTCACTCGCTGACACGTGTTAATGTTCCATTGGCCCTTGCCGTTGTGGCCAATCAGGGACCAGTATGTTGTGTAAATAATAGAGTGTGAATTGCAAATGTGAGCTTATTTATTATGGCATTGAAGAGCGCCGCCTGAGAGTCTGAGAGCGGTGGAAAACAAGGACTGtgtattaaataaataaatagtaataaaatcttttttttaataataaaattaagaaataaaatcaattgCAGCAAGTGAAGGGGCATTAATGGCATACCTCTATGTCACTCGGCATCACCCTCGTACTAGCCTTTGCTACAGAAACACTATAGTGGTCCCAATTTTCACCTTGGTTACCAagcaaggaaaacaaaaacaagaataaaTCTTTTGCATCCTTGGGGCTCAAACTTTTCTTGGATTTTAGGGTGGAAAGATTATGGAAATTAcagtgcttttttttttttttcaattgaaagaaagaaattaatttttctcataaagagggaaaaaaaaaaatcaaattttcatgGGAAAAATGTTACCATGCAGTGCAGCACGCAAATTAGGTCTCcatagtgttttttttttttttttttttcatttttcagtcATTTCACTAGGAAATTGTTCACCTCAAAAAGTGTTTTTGTGTATTTTAACATTTTTGTGTTGATTTTAAGTCAATTGGCTATAGAATGGGCTCAATGTGCCTATGTATAGTTTAGTTTTGAGCAGTGGCGAAACCATGAATTTATGTGTTGGGAGGCCAACATATAAACCAAACAagacattaaaaaatttcaaattttcaaccttAATAAtgtttggaaaaataaaaaagcagaAAATAATTGTTTATCCAATTAGGTATCAAAATAACACTCGTCGTTCTTTCATATCTCGAAAACCATTTATGACTGAGTCAATGCTAAACTTTCATGCAATTTCCCTTTTGATGTACATAATCAAAGAGTTTGTGAGAAATTCGTCTTCCATCTTGTTACTAAGCCTAGTTTTTACCATACGCATAGCAGAAAATGATCCCTCTACAGTTGCAATAGAAATAGGATGAGTAAGCACAAGCACAACCACTCTATAAACAAGTGGATATGTCGTTGATCTTCTAGTTGTTACCATCCATTGAGATAGATCAGAAATGGTTGACAAGTTTTCGAACTCTGGAAGTCGAACGACGTCATTCTCAAAATGTTGAAGTTATCTTCTCGAACCTATCTTCTCATGTTCTTCAAGGTCTTGCGGGTAGAACTTATCTACCAATTGACAAATATCATCAATTCTAAAAGATTTATTCACTTCACAAGGATCCAAAGCCGACCCCAGAATAAGCAACTCTGTTGTTTGATAACTAAATCTGATATTTAATTATTGGAGTTGAGAATCTATTGcaacataaaaaatatctATCATGTAATAATGCTTAATCGTAAAATCATCTTGTTGATGGCGAGCTTGACCTCGTCTTGCAACATAGTGAGCATTTATATCTAGGATATCTATGTTCTGTGCTTCACACAAACAATTCACCTTGGTAAGCAAAGAATCCCATCCATCATCTCTTAATTCTTGGATGAGTGCTTTAGTGGAAGAAACATGATTCATGGCATTTACGATGTGTTAGGATTGACATTGCAAAGCTTGACAAAGATCATTAGTGGTCTCCATAAGTTCTTCTTAACAAAGATATCCATAAGTTCTTCATAAGATATAAGATAAAGACAAATTCATATGAAATTATTGCCTTATAAGCTGCATCAGCATCTCCTCGTTGAGAATAAGTAGTTCCATTatcaattatattaattagaaCTGTGCATGTTGCACTAAACATATTTACCAAGTTAGTAATTGATTTCAAATGAGAATCCTAACGAGTATCACTAGCACCTTGTAAGGTGCCAATTTGGttcattctttttctggtCACGAGCTCATCAATTGCAATCATGTGCTCAATTTCAACAGCTTGAGCATTTTTCAGTTCCTCATTATGCTTGCATGAAGCACCAACAATATTGACAATATAAGTCAATTTAGTGAAAAAGTGGTGAACATGAATAACTTCTCTTGATGATGCAATTAATGCCAATTGTAATCGATGTGCCAAACAATGAATAGTAAGCATATGAAAAATCATTCAAAATCATAGCTTGTAACCCATTCCATTCACCTAGCATGTTACTTGCACCATCGTATCCATGTCCTctaatattttgaatatttagtGAAGTATGAGACAATATAGAGTATATACCTTTTTTCAGCATTAATGCCTCAGTGTCTAACACATGAACAAGCCCAAAAAAAGGCTTTTGAATAAGACCTTCTTTGTCAACAAATCGCAACACTATTGCCATTTGCTCTCTCTTGGATTCATCACGTGCTTcatcaacaattatataaaacttTGATTCCCCAATTTCTTCACAGATTGTTTTCTTCACTCTAGTtgaaaaaatatgtaaaatttcattttggatCTGTGGTGATGTGTTAGAGCATTTTTGGGAGCTTTATCTAAGACAACTCCATCAACTTTTTCATTATATGCAGCCAATATTTCTAacatttgaagaaaatttcCACGATTGattgaattctttttttcatcatGGTCTCTAAAGGCACATCCTTGGAATGCAAGCCACCTGACTGCTTCAATTTTTACCTTAAGTCATAGTCGATTGTCTACAATTTGTTGGGAAGAATAATTCTCAATGACTTTCTGTATATGTTGGGATTGATTCATCAAATCCAAACATGATATTTCGGCAATTTTAT
Above is a genomic segment from Prunus dulcis chromosome 7, ALMONDv2, whole genome shotgun sequence containing:
- the LOC117633731 gene encoding D-erythrulose reductase-like isoform X2; translated protein: MANQVADHLEPWRHLHGKVVMVTGASSGLGREFCLDLAKAGCRIVAAARRIDRLQSVCDEINQLTVTAPSSSSSSSSVNGPGSSRAVAVELDISADGPAIEKSVNKAWDAFGRIDALVNNAGVRGLHRGYLPGAVAYNCSKAGVNTLAKVMAMELGVHKIRVNAISPGLFRSEITEGLMKKDWLHNVAMKTVPLRTFGTSDPALTSLVRYLVHDSSEYVSGNVYIVDAGATLPGVPIFSAL